The Sphingomonas sinipercae genome contains a region encoding:
- a CDS encoding EF-hand domain-containing protein yields MWRFLAGAAACFLLMTGAFLMWQSRAESGSQLPAAPPPATVPDQPLLVQQPLRAPEADPKTKEEKRFARADKDKNGRIEMAELLEPRRKAFAKIDKNGDGRLSFEEWAVKTIDKFNGADKDRSRWLTPAEYATTKPPPPKKKRCSC; encoded by the coding sequence ATGTGGCGTTTTCTTGCCGGGGCCGCGGCCTGTTTCCTGCTGATGACCGGCGCTTTCCTGATGTGGCAGAGCCGCGCCGAGAGCGGATCCCAGCTTCCCGCCGCACCGCCGCCAGCAACCGTCCCCGATCAACCGTTGCTCGTCCAGCAACCGCTTCGTGCGCCGGAGGCGGACCCGAAGACCAAGGAAGAGAAGCGCTTCGCTCGCGCCGACAAGGACAAGAACGGGCGGATCGAAATGGCCGAATTGCTCGAGCCGCGGCGCAAGGCTTTCGCCAAGATCGACAAGAACGGCGACGGCCGCCTGTCGTTCGAGGAATGGGCGGTCAAGACGATCGACAAGTTCAACGGCGCCGACAAGGACCGGTCGCGCTGGCTCACACCCGCCGAATACGCCACCACCAAGCCGCCGCCCCCAAAGAAGAAGCGGTGCAGCTGCTGA
- a CDS encoding endonuclease domain-containing protein: MSLPERLLWQALRSRPGGLKFRRQHPIGHYVLDFHCPSAKLAIEVDGESHRMGDRSSRDESRDRWLAEQGLRVSRIGAADVFSDLEAVVTQVINFAKI, from the coding sequence ATGTCGTTGCCAGAAAGGCTGCTTTGGCAAGCACTGCGGAGCCGGCCGGGCGGACTGAAGTTCAGGCGGCAGCACCCGATCGGCCACTACGTGCTGGATTTTCACTGCCCGTCGGCGAAGTTGGCGATTGAGGTGGACGGAGAGAGTCATCGCATGGGTGACAGGTCCAGCCGCGACGAAAGTCGGGACCGCTGGCTGGCAGAGCAGGGGCTGCGAGTGAGCCGGATCGGTGCGGCCGATGTCTTCAGCGACCTCGAAGCGGTGGTCACGCAGGTCATCAACTTCGCAAAAATTTGA
- a CDS encoding L,D-transpeptidase family protein: MKRFVLASTALAALVAASTAYGQYVPPRGPVGAPPPPSYPPSPPPGYQPFPAPIQVQQPRPWTPPTPVAASFARPVEEDQPIEPVEIPASIEQGIDLIYIDPDIAPEVQQRTGVLDKLDFQDWTGAPIDLFTSVNPYYTGLRQALVKYQQRWGDLPDVAIPEGPTLKAASTGDRVALLRQRLGLAAGTSFDPALAKAVAEYQAAHGLKADGIAGAGTIASLNLGSDHYEKVIILNMERALRLPTSDDKRRYILIDAGAARLYMYEGGKPVDSMKVIVGDAKTQTPMMAAQMKYVSLNPYWNVPPELVKPLVADKVLEHGLTYLTDRDYQILSDWTEEATRLDPASIDWQAVSAGKKELRVRRGPGPWNSMGQMKFMLPNDFGIYLHDIPEASKAAFAGDDRWISNGCVRLEDAKRLQRWVFGGRTPVASGEADQRVDLPEPLPVYMTYFTAEPTATGVAFRTDHYNRDEPLLARVKLDGSNQLAAR, translated from the coding sequence ATGAAAAGGTTCGTTCTTGCTTCGACCGCCCTTGCCGCACTGGTCGCGGCGTCAACGGCTTATGGCCAGTACGTGCCGCCGCGCGGTCCCGTCGGGGCGCCGCCGCCGCCAAGCTATCCGCCCAGCCCGCCGCCCGGGTACCAGCCGTTCCCGGCGCCGATCCAAGTGCAGCAACCGCGGCCCTGGACCCCGCCGACCCCGGTCGCTGCAAGCTTCGCCCGGCCGGTCGAGGAGGATCAGCCGATCGAGCCGGTGGAAATCCCCGCCAGCATCGAGCAGGGCATCGACCTCATCTACATCGACCCCGACATTGCGCCGGAGGTGCAGCAGCGCACCGGCGTGCTCGACAAGCTGGACTTCCAGGATTGGACCGGCGCGCCGATCGACCTCTTCACCTCGGTCAATCCTTATTACACCGGCCTTCGCCAGGCGCTGGTCAAGTACCAGCAACGCTGGGGCGATCTTCCCGACGTGGCGATTCCTGAGGGGCCGACGCTCAAGGCCGCCTCGACCGGCGATCGCGTGGCGCTCCTGCGCCAGCGTCTGGGCCTGGCTGCCGGTACCAGCTTCGACCCGGCGCTGGCCAAAGCCGTCGCCGAATACCAGGCGGCGCACGGCCTGAAGGCGGACGGCATCGCCGGAGCGGGCACCATCGCTTCGCTCAACCTTGGCTCCGACCATTATGAAAAGGTCATCATCCTCAACATGGAGCGGGCGCTGCGCCTGCCGACGTCGGACGACAAGCGCCGCTATATCCTGATCGATGCCGGCGCGGCGCGCCTGTACATGTACGAAGGCGGCAAGCCGGTCGACAGCATGAAGGTGATCGTCGGCGATGCGAAGACGCAGACGCCGATGATGGCGGCACAGATGAAGTACGTCAGCCTCAACCCTTATTGGAACGTGCCGCCGGAACTGGTGAAGCCGCTCGTCGCCGACAAGGTGCTCGAGCACGGGCTCACCTACCTCACCGACCGCGACTACCAGATCCTTTCCGACTGGACGGAGGAGGCCACGCGGCTCGACCCGGCAAGCATCGACTGGCAGGCCGTTTCGGCTGGCAAGAAGGAACTGCGCGTCCGTCGCGGACCCGGGCCGTGGAATTCGATGGGGCAAATGAAGTTCATGCTTCCCAACGACTTCGGCATCTACCTTCACGACATTCCTGAAGCCAGCAAGGCTGCCTTCGCAGGGGACGACCGCTGGATCAGCAATGGCTGCGTCCGGCTTGAAGACGCCAAGCGGCTCCAGCGCTGGGTCTTCGGCGGCCGAACGCCGGTTGCAAGCGGCGAGGCCGACCAGCGCGTCGACCTGCCGGAGCCGCTACCGGTCTACATGACCTATTTCACGGCCGAGCCGACCGCCACCGGCGTCGCCTTCCGCACCGACCACTACAACCGCGACGAGCCCCTGCTCGCCCGGGTGAAGCTGGACGGCAGCAACCAGCTCGCGGCGCGATAG
- a CDS encoding PA0069 family radical SAM protein: MPIESISGRGATRNDTPARFNLQERQVEGDWLDSVEALDGLPRRRTSVTVEHPRTILTRNASPDIGFDRSVNPYRGCEHGCIYCFARPTHAFHDLSPGVDFESKLFVKPNAAALLHQTLAKPGYVCAPIALGTNTDPYQPIEERWEVTRSIIQLMLECKHPFTITTKSDRVLRDLDILKPAAAMGIATVAISVTSLDPQVSRILEPRAPSGRKRIAAIRRLNEEGVPAHVAIAPVIPQITDHELESIVEAAVEAKARGGFYLPVRLPHEVAPLFRAWLDEHFPDRAGKVMSVIRSMRGGRDNDPNFFSRMRGQGAWAELLKTRFAIAAKRHGLRPAKFPVRSDLFEPPQGDQLRLL; the protein is encoded by the coding sequence ATGCCCATCGAGTCGATCAGCGGGCGCGGAGCGACGCGCAACGACACGCCGGCGCGCTTCAACCTGCAGGAGCGCCAGGTCGAAGGCGATTGGCTGGACAGCGTCGAAGCGCTTGACGGGCTGCCCCGGCGGCGGACCAGCGTCACGGTCGAGCATCCGCGCACGATCCTGACTCGCAACGCTTCGCCCGACATCGGCTTCGACCGCTCGGTCAATCCCTATCGCGGTTGCGAGCATGGCTGCATCTATTGCTTCGCGCGCCCGACCCACGCTTTTCACGACCTGTCGCCCGGCGTGGATTTCGAATCGAAGCTCTTCGTCAAACCGAATGCGGCGGCGCTGCTACACCAGACATTGGCGAAGCCGGGCTACGTTTGCGCGCCGATTGCGCTAGGTACCAATACCGATCCGTACCAGCCGATCGAGGAACGGTGGGAAGTCACGCGCTCGATCATCCAGTTGATGCTGGAGTGCAAGCATCCCTTCACTATCACCACCAAGTCGGATCGCGTGCTTCGCGACCTCGATATCCTGAAGCCCGCGGCCGCGATGGGGATTGCCACCGTCGCCATCTCGGTGACGTCGCTCGACCCCCAGGTCAGCCGGATCCTCGAGCCGCGCGCGCCATCGGGCCGCAAGCGGATTGCGGCGATCCGGCGCCTTAATGAAGAGGGCGTTCCTGCGCACGTCGCCATCGCCCCGGTCATTCCGCAAATCACCGACCACGAGCTGGAAAGCATCGTCGAAGCGGCGGTCGAGGCGAAGGCGCGGGGCGGATTCTACTTGCCGGTGCGGCTGCCGCACGAGGTCGCGCCGCTGTTCCGCGCCTGGCTGGACGAGCATTTCCCCGATCGGGCCGGCAAGGTGATGAGCGTGATCCGCTCGATGCGCGGTGGGCGCGACAACGATCCGAATTTCTTCAGCCGGATGCGCGGGCAGGGGGCATGGGCGGAGCTGCTCAAGACCCGATTCGCAATCGCTGCCAAGCGCCACGGACTGCGGCCCGCCAAATTCCCGGTCCGAAGCGACCTGTTTGAACCGCCGCAAGGGGACCAGTTGCGGCTGCTGTGA
- a CDS encoding M28 family peptidase, with protein sequence MITRILPALFAAVSTAAIAQPAPPPVQLPSYVAALRDAALKDDLAWDITEGLTTEVGQRLAGTEAEARARAWAVAKLRSLGFANVRIETFDMPVWVRGAESATIVSPFPQKLVLAALGNSGATPPEGIEAEVVSFDSLDALRAAPDALVRGKIVFVSHAMPRTQDGSGYGEFGAPRRQGPSIASRKGAAAIVIRSIGTDYHRNPHTGVQRFEDGVAPIPAAALSLPDAEQLQRIIKRANGQPVRMRLVLTPRNIGTRQSGNVIAEVPGRDPSLPPILVGGHLDSWDLGTGAIDDASGVAITTAAAKRIMDAGRPLRTIRIVWFGAEEVGLYGGIDYMKRYGGKPHYAVAESDFGADRVWRVKTRLGDARKAEAAALRRALLPLGIVPGAEDEGEGSDITPLVEAGQPVVELSQDGTHYFDLHHTPDDTLDKINPEALRQNVAAWTTMLAVLSGGLEPIRRPRR encoded by the coding sequence ATGATCACTCGCATCCTTCCTGCACTGTTCGCCGCCGTTTCCACCGCCGCAATCGCCCAGCCGGCGCCGCCGCCCGTGCAACTGCCCAGTTACGTTGCCGCGCTGCGCGATGCCGCGCTGAAGGACGATTTGGCCTGGGACATTACCGAAGGCCTGACCACCGAGGTCGGGCAGCGCTTGGCCGGGACCGAGGCGGAAGCGCGGGCGCGGGCCTGGGCGGTCGCCAAGCTGCGTTCGCTCGGCTTCGCCAACGTCAGGATCGAAACCTTCGACATGCCGGTGTGGGTGCGCGGCGCAGAAAGCGCGACCATCGTTTCGCCATTCCCGCAGAAACTGGTGCTTGCGGCGCTTGGCAACAGCGGCGCGACCCCGCCCGAAGGGATTGAGGCGGAGGTTGTCAGCTTCGACTCGCTCGACGCCTTGCGCGCCGCGCCGGATGCGCTGGTGCGCGGCAAGATCGTCTTCGTCAGCCATGCCATGCCGCGAACGCAGGACGGCAGCGGCTACGGCGAATTCGGCGCGCCCCGGCGCCAGGGCCCGAGCATCGCCAGCCGCAAGGGCGCGGCGGCCATCGTCATCCGCTCGATCGGCACCGACTATCACCGCAACCCGCACACCGGCGTCCAGCGCTTTGAAGACGGCGTTGCGCCGATTCCCGCGGCGGCGCTGTCCCTGCCGGATGCGGAGCAGTTGCAGCGCATCATCAAGCGCGCCAACGGGCAGCCGGTGCGGATGCGGCTCGTCCTTACCCCGCGCAACATCGGCACGCGCCAATCGGGCAACGTCATCGCCGAAGTCCCCGGCCGCGACCCGAGCCTGCCGCCGATCCTGGTCGGCGGTCACCTGGACAGCTGGGATCTTGGCACCGGTGCGATCGACGATGCCTCGGGCGTCGCCATCACGACCGCTGCTGCCAAGCGGATCATGGACGCCGGCCGGCCGCTCCGCACGATCCGGATTGTCTGGTTCGGGGCGGAGGAAGTGGGGCTGTACGGCGGCATCGACTATATGAAGCGCTACGGCGGCAAGCCGCATTATGCGGTCGCCGAAAGCGATTTCGGCGCCGACCGCGTGTGGCGGGTCAAGACCCGGCTCGGCGATGCGCGAAAGGCCGAAGCGGCGGCGCTTCGCCGCGCGCTGCTTCCGCTGGGCATCGTCCCCGGCGCCGAGGATGAAGGCGAAGGGTCGGACATCACGCCCCTGGTCGAGGCCGGGCAGCCGGTCGTCGAACTCAGCCAGGACGGCACGCATTATTTCGATCTTCACCACACGCCGGACGACACGCTGGACAAGATCAATCCGGAGGCGCTGCGCCAGAACGTGGCGGCTTGGACGACGATGCTCGCGGTGCTTTCGGGCGGCCTGGAGCCGATCCGCCGGCCGCGGCGTTAA
- a CDS encoding HAMP domain-containing histidine kinase, with the protein MLAQPADHPRDRAVRWRQLVELLARSGSADDDLSSEAIAQIKAGFEDVDERVRMAAARTIAPLDAPVELICAFAADRLSVAAPVLASARLSATEWAEVNLCASPECRRFIASLRTEPAPQAGNEAPQRAAPQFSSGEMPTISEVLSRIERLRQSREQPSERPQPVEQPTEPPKLFRWECDESGEIDWVDGPARTAVIGRTIAERSEGIAEPAIERAFALRVPFRDAAIELAPGSELGGWWTVSGTPAFEPASGRFAGYRGVAERQEAAAEAAPAQQALPRDPDSLRELVHEIKTPLNAIIGFAEMIQGQYLGPASDVYRGRSQDIVTQARMLLGAVEDLDMAAKLCSPRAGECPEVHLGAAVEQLIAAIRDEAALRGAELEASRATGEINVRIDPQLLERLILRMCAAVIGCAEVGERLRLAVDRDNGNCIVSISRPEAIRDAGEDQLFGASGEGMASGYWLRLARMLARMSGGDVVADADRIALQFPRA; encoded by the coding sequence GTGCTGGCCCAGCCGGCAGACCATCCGCGCGACCGCGCCGTGCGCTGGCGCCAGCTGGTCGAGCTGCTCGCTCGGTCGGGCAGCGCCGACGACGACCTGTCGTCCGAAGCGATCGCGCAGATCAAGGCCGGGTTCGAGGATGTCGACGAGCGGGTGCGGATGGCCGCGGCCCGGACGATCGCGCCGCTCGATGCCCCGGTCGAGCTGATCTGTGCCTTCGCCGCAGACCGGCTGAGCGTCGCTGCACCCGTCCTCGCCTCGGCCAGGCTGAGTGCGACCGAATGGGCCGAGGTCAACCTGTGCGCGTCGCCCGAGTGCCGCCGCTTCATCGCGTCCCTGCGGACCGAGCCCGCTCCCCAGGCCGGCAATGAAGCGCCCCAGCGCGCGGCGCCGCAATTTTCCAGCGGGGAGATGCCGACGATCAGCGAAGTGCTGTCCCGGATCGAACGACTCCGGCAGTCCCGCGAACAGCCGTCCGAGCGCCCGCAGCCGGTCGAACAGCCGACCGAGCCGCCCAAACTGTTCCGGTGGGAATGCGACGAAAGCGGCGAGATCGACTGGGTCGACGGGCCGGCGCGGACGGCGGTGATCGGCCGCACCATCGCCGAACGGTCCGAAGGCATTGCCGAGCCGGCGATCGAACGTGCCTTCGCGCTGCGCGTGCCGTTTCGCGATGCCGCCATCGAGCTTGCGCCGGGCAGCGAGCTCGGCGGCTGGTGGACGGTCAGCGGGACGCCCGCCTTCGAACCGGCGAGCGGCCGATTCGCCGGCTATCGCGGAGTCGCCGAGCGGCAGGAGGCAGCAGCCGAGGCGGCGCCGGCGCAACAAGCGCTTCCGCGCGACCCGGATTCGCTTCGCGAGCTGGTGCATGAAATCAAGACTCCGCTGAACGCGATCATCGGGTTCGCAGAGATGATCCAGGGACAGTATCTGGGACCGGCCAGCGACGTCTATCGCGGCCGTTCGCAGGACATCGTCACCCAGGCGCGGATGCTGCTCGGCGCGGTCGAGGACCTCGACATGGCGGCAAAGCTGTGTTCGCCGCGCGCCGGCGAGTGCCCCGAGGTTCATCTGGGCGCAGCGGTCGAGCAGCTGATCGCCGCCATCCGCGACGAGGCAGCGCTCCGCGGCGCCGAGCTGGAGGCTTCGCGCGCAACCGGCGAAATCAACGTGCGGATCGATCCACAGCTGCTCGAGCGACTGATCCTGCGCATGTGCGCGGCGGTCATCGGTTGCGCTGAAGTCGGGGAGCGGCTGCGGCTCGCGGTCGACCGCGACAACGGCAACTGCATCGTCTCGATCAGCCGGCCAGAGGCGATTCGCGATGCCGGGGAAGACCAGTTGTTCGGCGCTTCGGGCGAAGGGATGGCGTCCGGCTATTGGCTCCGGCTGGCAAGGATGCTGGCGCGGATGAGCGGCGGCGACGTGGTTGCCGATGCCGATCGCATCGCGCTGCAGTTCCCCCGCGCCTGA
- the gyrA gene encoding DNA gyrase subunit A: protein MAPISIVEEMKTSYLDYAMSVIVSRALPDVRDGLKPVHRRILYACQEAGYVAGRPLRKSSRIVGDVMGKYHPHGDQAIYDALARMVQPWSMRVPLIDGQGNFGSMDPDPPAAMRYTEARLAKVANFLLADIDKDTVTFQPNYDASESEPQVLPARFPNLLVNGAGGIAVGMATNIPPHNLGEVLAACRAYMDDPAITSEGLMEHVLGPDFPTAPLILGTAGIRSAYTTGRGSIMMRSRYVIEEGRGDRRSIVLTAIPYQVGKNGLVEKIAEAAKDKRIEGVSDIRDESNREGVRVVIDLKRDATPEVVLNQLWRHTPAQSSFPANMLAIRGGRPETLTLRDIIESFVKFREEVITRRSKFELLKARERAHILLGLVVAVTNLDEVVRLIRGSGSPAEAREKLIERTWPIAEIAQYIQLVEAVEQEVAGDTYRLSETQVKAILELRLHRLTALGRDEIGGELKTLAASIGELLEILANRARLYEVMRAEFEEVEAEFATPRVTELAAAFDGLDDEDLIEREEMVVTVTMTGYIKRTPLSIFREQKRGGKGRSGMSTKDEDIVTELFVTSTHNPVLFFSNLGRVYRMKVWRLPEGGPNAKGRPMINLLPLSEGETISTVLPLPQDEAEWDNLHLMFATCKGLVRRNAMSAFTNIPTAGKIAMKFGASDEGDEEDVTDRLIGVALLTEEDDVLLATGNGKAIRFKSTDVREFQSRSSTGVRGIRLLGEDRVISMSILRRAGTTQEEREAYLRSPKWRDNDSAEGLSDERYAEIAEKEQFLLTITQNGYGKRSSTYEYRRTNRGGQGITNIVTSDRNGGVVASFPVKPGEQLMLVTDQGKMIRTTVGDIRIAGRNTQGVTIFRVNEGEHVVSVAKIDESEEEEIELEGGEEIDSVPDAVVGEDLAAGDEGDGTA from the coding sequence ATTGCCCCAATCTCCATCGTCGAGGAGATGAAGACCAGCTATCTCGACTATGCGATGAGCGTCATCGTCAGCCGCGCGCTGCCCGACGTTCGCGACGGGCTGAAGCCGGTGCATCGCCGCATTCTCTATGCCTGCCAGGAGGCGGGCTATGTCGCCGGCCGGCCGCTGCGCAAATCCAGCCGCATCGTCGGCGACGTGATGGGTAAATATCACCCCCACGGCGACCAGGCGATTTACGATGCGCTTGCGCGGATGGTGCAGCCGTGGTCGATGCGGGTGCCGCTAATCGACGGGCAGGGCAATTTCGGCTCTATGGACCCGGATCCGCCGGCGGCGATGCGCTACACCGAAGCGCGCCTGGCCAAGGTCGCCAACTTCCTCCTTGCCGACATCGACAAGGACACCGTCACCTTCCAGCCTAACTACGACGCTAGCGAGAGCGAGCCGCAGGTGCTTCCGGCGCGCTTCCCCAACCTGCTGGTCAACGGCGCCGGCGGCATCGCGGTCGGCATGGCGACCAACATCCCGCCGCACAATTTGGGCGAAGTGCTGGCCGCCTGCCGCGCCTACATGGACGACCCGGCGATCACCTCGGAAGGGCTGATGGAGCATGTGCTCGGCCCCGATTTCCCGACCGCGCCGCTGATCCTGGGCACGGCGGGGATCCGCAGCGCCTACACCACCGGCCGCGGGTCGATCATGATGCGCTCGCGCTACGTGATCGAGGAAGGACGCGGCGACCGACGCTCGATCGTCCTCACCGCGATTCCCTACCAGGTCGGGAAGAACGGCCTGGTCGAAAAGATCGCGGAAGCGGCCAAGGACAAGCGCATCGAGGGCGTCAGCGACATTCGCGACGAATCCAATCGCGAAGGCGTGCGCGTCGTCATCGACCTGAAGCGCGATGCGACCCCGGAAGTGGTGCTCAACCAGCTCTGGCGGCACACGCCGGCGCAATCGTCCTTCCCGGCGAACATGCTTGCGATCCGCGGCGGCCGCCCGGAAACGCTAACTCTTCGCGACATCATCGAAAGCTTCGTCAAGTTCCGTGAAGAAGTGATCACCCGCCGCTCGAAGTTCGAGCTCCTCAAGGCGCGCGAGCGGGCGCACATCTTGCTCGGCCTGGTCGTCGCGGTGACCAACCTCGATGAAGTCGTACGGCTGATCCGTGGCTCCGGAAGCCCGGCCGAAGCGCGCGAGAAATTGATCGAGCGGACTTGGCCGATTGCCGAGATCGCCCAGTACATCCAGCTTGTCGAGGCGGTCGAACAGGAAGTCGCCGGCGACACGTATCGGCTGTCGGAAACGCAGGTGAAGGCGATCCTGGAGCTTCGTCTCCATCGCCTGACCGCGCTTGGCCGCGACGAAATCGGCGGCGAGCTGAAGACGCTGGCGGCCTCGATCGGCGAACTGCTCGAAATCCTCGCCAATCGCGCGCGCCTGTACGAAGTCATGCGCGCCGAGTTCGAGGAAGTCGAAGCCGAGTTCGCGACGCCGCGCGTGACCGAGCTTGCGGCTGCTTTCGACGGGCTCGACGATGAGGACCTGATCGAGCGCGAAGAGATGGTCGTGACCGTGACCATGACCGGCTACATCAAGCGCACCCCGCTTTCGATCTTCCGGGAACAGAAGCGCGGCGGCAAGGGCCGTTCGGGCATGTCAACCAAGGACGAGGATATCGTCACCGAATTGTTCGTCACTTCGACGCACAATCCGGTGCTGTTCTTCTCCAACCTTGGCCGCGTTTACCGGATGAAGGTCTGGCGGCTTCCCGAGGGCGGGCCGAACGCCAAGGGCCGGCCGATGATCAACCTGCTCCCGCTCAGCGAAGGCGAAACCATCTCCACGGTCCTGCCGCTGCCGCAGGATGAGGCGGAGTGGGACAACCTCCACCTGATGTTCGCCACCTGCAAGGGGCTGGTGCGGCGCAACGCGATGAGCGCGTTCACCAACATTCCCACCGCCGGCAAGATCGCGATGAAGTTCGGTGCATCCGACGAGGGGGACGAGGAAGACGTCACCGACCGCCTGATTGGCGTGGCGCTCCTCACCGAGGAGGACGACGTCCTGCTCGCCACCGGGAACGGCAAGGCGATCCGGTTCAAGTCGACCGACGTGCGCGAATTCCAGAGCCGGTCGTCAACCGGCGTTCGCGGAATCCGCCTGCTTGGCGAGGACCGGGTCATTTCCATGTCCATCCTGCGCCGCGCCGGCACCACGCAGGAAGAACGCGAAGCCTACCTCCGCTCCCCCAAGTGGCGCGACAACGATTCAGCGGAAGGACTGAGCGACGAACGCTATGCGGAAATCGCCGAGAAGGAACAGTTCCTGCTGACGATCACGCAGAACGGCTATGGCAAGCGTTCCTCGACGTACGAGTATCGCCGCACCAACCGCGGCGGGCAGGGCATCACCAACATCGTCACGTCCGACCGCAACGGCGGGGTCGTCGCAAGCTTCCCGGTCAAGCCGGGCGAGCAGCTGATGCTGGTCACTGATCAGGGCAAGATGATCCGCACCACCGTCGGCGATATCCGCATTGCGGGCCGCAACACGCAGGGCGTCACCATTTTCCGGGTCAACGAGGGGGAGCATGTCGTCAGCGTCGCCAAGATCGACGAGAGCGAGGAAGAGGAGATCGAGCTTGAGGGGGGCGAGGAAATCGACTCGGTGCCCGATGCGGTGGTCGGCGAAGACCTTGCGGCGGGCGACGAAGGCGACGGAACGGCTTGA
- a CDS encoding host attachment family protein, with protein sequence MAIPHGALVLVADGKKMLFLRNRGDEGIIDLRTEAHDERSDSMDRDLKTDAPGVSVQSGGYGRDTMEEPDYHQQEEDRWVKDAAEELKKRALRNDFDALVVVAPPKALGVLRKELHKEVERRIILTINKEMTDKPIPDIETLLTNEAAAA encoded by the coding sequence ATGGCCATTCCCCACGGAGCTCTCGTCCTGGTCGCCGACGGCAAGAAGATGCTGTTCCTTCGCAACCGGGGCGATGAGGGGATCATCGACCTGCGCACCGAAGCGCACGACGAACGCAGCGATTCGATGGACCGTGACCTCAAGACCGACGCGCCCGGCGTTTCGGTGCAGAGCGGTGGCTACGGCCGGGATACGATGGAAGAGCCCGATTACCACCAGCAGGAAGAGGACCGCTGGGTGAAGGATGCCGCCGAGGAGCTGAAGAAGCGGGCGCTGCGCAACGATTTCGATGCGCTTGTCGTCGTCGCACCGCCCAAGGCGCTCGGCGTGTTGCGGAAGGAGCTGCACAAGGAAGTCGAGCGGCGGATCATCCTGACCATCAACAAGGAAATGACCGACAAGCCGATTCCGGACATCGAGACGTTGCTGACGAACGAAGCAGCGGCGGCCTGA
- a CDS encoding 1-phosphofructokinase family hexose kinase, whose translation MSSARIVTLTLNPAIDVSSEADEVRHTHKIRTSREELEAGGGGINVARVLTRLGADVRAVFLAGGATGHALDELLARTCVDRRRIEIAGDTRLSLTVMERATGHEYRFVPEGPEVSDSEWSAALEAIAGERCDYLVASGSLPRGVPADFYVRLAKALGGRGVRLVLDTSGEALEAALAHGGLFLIKPSRSELEHFAGTPLPNNDDVIAAARQLVDQGRAEHVAVSLGGEGAIFVSRDGSHFAPALDVPAQSAVGAGDSFVAGMVFGFSRGLPPDEAFRLGMAAGAAAVLTCGSEIARADDVWRLFGGRPADRATT comes from the coding sequence GTGAGCTCGGCGCGCATCGTCACGCTCACGCTCAACCCCGCGATCGATGTGTCGAGCGAGGCGGACGAGGTTCGCCATACGCATAAGATCCGGACGAGCCGGGAGGAGCTCGAAGCCGGCGGCGGCGGGATCAACGTCGCGCGGGTGCTCACTCGGCTGGGCGCCGATGTCCGGGCGGTCTTCCTTGCCGGCGGAGCGACCGGCCATGCGCTGGACGAATTGCTCGCCCGCACCTGCGTCGACCGGCGCCGGATCGAAATCGCCGGCGATACGCGGCTCAGCCTGACGGTGATGGAGCGGGCGACCGGGCACGAATATCGCTTCGTGCCGGAGGGGCCGGAGGTTTCGGACTCCGAATGGTCCGCGGCGCTCGAAGCCATCGCGGGTGAACGGTGCGATTATCTGGTTGCCAGCGGGTCGTTGCCGCGCGGCGTGCCGGCCGATTTCTACGTGCGGCTGGCCAAGGCGCTCGGCGGGCGCGGCGTTCGCCTGGTGCTCGACACGTCCGGCGAAGCGCTTGAGGCGGCGCTGGCGCACGGCGGACTGTTCCTGATCAAGCCGAGCCGAAGCGAGCTCGAGCATTTCGCCGGGACGCCGCTTCCAAACAACGACGACGTAATCGCCGCCGCCCGGCAGCTGGTTGACCAGGGCCGGGCCGAACATGTCGCGGTCAGCCTTGGCGGGGAGGGGGCAATCTTCGTCAGCCGGGACGGATCGCATTTCGCGCCCGCGCTCGACGTTCCGGCCCAAAGCGCGGTCGGTGCCGGCGACAGCTTCGTCGCCGGTATGGTGTTCGGCTTTTCGCGCGGCCTTCCGCCGGACGAGGCCTTCCGGCTCGGCATGGCGGCGGGGGCGGCGGCGGTGCTCACCTGCGGCAGCGAAATCGCCAGGGCCGACGACGTGTGGCGCCTGTTCGGCGGTCGCCCGGCGGATCGTGCAACGACCTAG